In one window of Candidatus Binatia bacterium DNA:
- a CDS encoding SDR family oxidoreductase: MKRFEGRVAFISGGGSGIGLACARAVVDGGGKVMLAGRREDVLRRAAESLGEAARWVRCDVTNLEEVEQAIASTERELGPLSLAVNSAGSATIGSVLNARPEEFFDTLNTNLLGVYRCMRYQARAMKANGGGSIVNISSIASVLTHRGMTAYCVSKAGLNMLTRCAADDLGEYNIRVNAVVPSLVDTELAAPLVQLAEAREDYLRCMPIARIGKPEDVAHLVAFLLSDEASWITGQCIPVDGGHTLRRGPNLVDFFRPLLPPE; encoded by the coding sequence ATGAAGCGGTTCGAAGGTCGCGTGGCGTTCATTTCCGGCGGAGGGAGTGGCATCGGCCTCGCGTGTGCACGTGCGGTGGTAGATGGCGGCGGCAAAGTGATGTTGGCTGGCAGGCGTGAGGATGTTCTTCGCCGGGCGGCGGAAAGTCTCGGCGAGGCGGCGCGTTGGGTGCGCTGCGACGTGACGAATCTGGAGGAAGTGGAGCAAGCGATAGCGAGCACGGAACGAGAACTCGGGCCGCTTTCTTTGGCCGTGAACTCTGCGGGCTCAGCGACCATTGGCTCTGTGCTCAATGCCCGGCCGGAGGAATTTTTCGATACGCTCAACACCAACCTCCTCGGAGTGTACCGCTGCATGCGCTATCAAGCGCGAGCGATGAAAGCCAACGGGGGCGGCAGCATCGTGAACATCAGCTCGATTGCCAGTGTGCTGACCCACCGCGGCATGACCGCGTATTGCGTGTCCAAGGCTGGCTTGAACATGCTGACACGCTGCGCTGCCGACGACCTGGGCGAATACAACATCCGCGTCAATGCTGTAGTGCCGAGCTTGGTCGATACCGAGCTTGCAGCCCCGTTGGTTCAGCTTGCCGAAGCCCGCGAAGACTACTTGCGCTGTATGCCCATCGCCCGCATCGGCAAGCCGGAAGACGTTGCTCATTTGGTGGCGTTTCTGCTGAGCGACGAAGCAAGTTGGATCACGGGGCAGTGCATTCCGGTAGACGGCGGCCACACATTGCGCCGCGGCCCGAACTTGGTCGACTTCTTCCGCCCGCTGCTCCCCCCGGAATGA
- a CDS encoding DUF1343 domain-containing protein → MKFGIDHLLASSDWQRRLHGRRVGVLAHPASVTHELVHTLDAVAQIPGAKLTAAFGPQHGLRGEKQDNMVESEDFTDPLHGIPVFSLYGQHRRPTRQMLEHCDVVLVDLQDLGCRVYTFITTFRYLLEEAAHRGTEVWVLDRPNPIGRWVEGLRRRPGWESFVAAGDFPLRHGLTLGELGRYFCVRGRLDVAYEIVPLQGWQPYASPGYGWPLEERCWVNPSPNAPNLWMARCYPGTVMLEGTHFSEGRGTTRPLELVGAPGLDTAKVLAEMLALAPTWLTGCRLRSCWFEPTFHKHAGKLCAGIQIHVEPAVYDPTQFRPWRLVALFLKAVRRVHPDQPLWRHFPYEYEFERLAIDLINGGEELRTWVEDTNAEPGDLDALAQAEEASWLEERREFLLYP, encoded by the coding sequence ATGAAGTTCGGCATCGACCACCTGCTCGCTAGCTCCGACTGGCAGCGTCGTCTCCACGGGCGGCGCGTGGGGGTGCTCGCGCATCCAGCTTCAGTAACGCACGAACTGGTGCACACACTGGATGCCGTGGCACAAATTCCTGGGGCCAAACTCACCGCGGCCTTCGGCCCGCAGCATGGGCTGCGCGGTGAGAAGCAAGACAACATGGTGGAGTCGGAAGATTTCACCGATCCGCTGCACGGCATTCCGGTATTCAGCCTCTATGGCCAGCACCGCCGCCCCACGAGGCAAATGCTCGAGCATTGTGACGTCGTGCTCGTCGATCTGCAGGACCTTGGTTGCCGCGTATACACATTTATCACCACCTTCCGCTACCTACTTGAAGAGGCGGCGCACAGGGGCACGGAGGTCTGGGTACTCGACCGGCCCAACCCGATCGGGCGCTGGGTCGAGGGACTCAGACGGCGGCCGGGATGGGAGAGTTTTGTTGCTGCGGGCGATTTTCCTCTCCGTCATGGCCTCACGTTGGGCGAACTCGGGCGCTATTTCTGCGTACGCGGGCGTCTCGATGTGGCTTACGAGATTGTGCCACTGCAGGGCTGGCAACCGTATGCCTCTCCCGGGTACGGCTGGCCGCTCGAGGAACGCTGCTGGGTGAACCCGAGTCCGAATGCCCCCAACCTGTGGATGGCCCGCTGTTACCCTGGAACCGTTATGCTCGAAGGCACACACTTCTCCGAAGGCCGTGGCACCACCCGCCCGCTCGAGCTCGTGGGTGCTCCTGGACTCGATACTGCAAAAGTGCTCGCGGAAATGCTCGCACTCGCACCAACTTGGCTCACTGGCTGCCGCCTACGATCGTGCTGGTTCGAACCCACCTTTCATAAACACGCGGGCAAGCTTTGCGCAGGAATCCAAATCCACGTCGAACCTGCGGTGTACGACCCGACGCAGTTCCGCCCGTGGCGCCTCGTCGCGTTGTTCCTCAAGGCCGTCCGCCGGGTACATCCTGACCAGCCGTTGTGGCGGCATTTCCCTTATGAGTACGAGTTCGAGCGTCTCGCCATCGATCTCATCAACGGCGGCGAGGAGCTCCGAACTTGGGTGGAGGACACGAACGCAGAACCCGGCGATCTAGACGCTCTCGCGCAAGCAGAAGAAGCGAGTTGGCTTGAGGAGCGACGCGAGTTTCTGTTGTACCCTTGA
- a CDS encoding glucan biosynthesis protein, whose translation MPACSSLLLLAVALAGTARAHFHFESVAERAQKLAGQAYQPQETVPEWLTRISYDQWRDIRFRRDRALWHDAGLPFQIQFFHPGYYYRQTVAIHVVDEAGVHTVAFSPSDFDYGRNDFASRVPHNLGFAGFRVHAPIKRKDYYDEVIVFLGASYFRAVGREQVFGLSARGLAIDTGLPSGEEFPSFREFWLVRPQPWSTELIVYAILDSPSATGAYRFVVRPGEQTRVDVEARLYFRREVQQLGIAPLTSMFFHGENSPRPVEDFRPEVHDSDGLLLHFRNGEWLWRPLMNPRSLLISSFRMQSPRGFGLLQRDRNFDHYQDLETRRDLRPSAWVEPLDDWGAGRVMLVEIPTKSDTNDNIVAFWVPEAKVKPDTPFKARYRLYWYGEDPNRPPGGRVVATRRDRGNREDVYRLVVDFAGGELESIPAQTVLHGAVTIASGAESAELLDQQVVKNEVTGGWRLAFQIRPRRSEPIELRAYLVLGERVLTETWSYLLVP comes from the coding sequence GTGCCGGCCTGCAGCAGCCTCTTGCTGCTGGCGGTGGCCTTGGCAGGCACTGCGCGGGCGCACTTTCATTTTGAATCGGTGGCAGAACGCGCGCAGAAGCTGGCCGGGCAGGCCTACCAACCGCAAGAAACGGTTCCGGAATGGCTCACGCGCATCAGTTACGACCAGTGGCGTGACATCCGCTTCCGCCGCGATCGAGCGCTCTGGCACGATGCGGGATTGCCCTTTCAGATCCAATTTTTTCACCCCGGCTATTACTATCGGCAAACGGTGGCCATTCACGTGGTTGATGAAGCGGGTGTGCACACCGTTGCCTTCTCCCCGAGCGACTTTGACTATGGGCGGAACGATTTCGCCAGCCGCGTGCCCCACAACCTCGGGTTTGCTGGTTTTCGCGTCCACGCGCCCATTAAACGGAAGGACTACTACGATGAGGTCATTGTATTTCTCGGGGCAAGCTACTTCCGCGCCGTAGGCCGCGAGCAAGTGTTCGGTCTCTCGGCGCGTGGCCTGGCCATCGATACGGGGTTGCCGAGTGGTGAGGAATTTCCGTCGTTTCGCGAGTTCTGGCTAGTGCGTCCTCAGCCGTGGTCGACTGAGCTCATCGTGTACGCCATCCTCGATAGCCCAAGCGCCACCGGGGCTTACCGCTTTGTTGTACGCCCGGGCGAGCAAACCCGCGTCGATGTGGAAGCGCGTTTGTACTTTCGCCGTGAAGTCCAGCAGTTAGGGATCGCGCCCCTGACCAGTATGTTCTTCCACGGCGAGAACAGTCCGCGCCCGGTTGAGGACTTTCGCCCCGAGGTGCACGATTCCGACGGCTTGCTGCTGCACTTCCGTAATGGGGAATGGCTTTGGCGGCCGCTGATGAATCCACGCTCCTTGCTGATCAGCAGCTTCCGCATGCAGAGCCCACGAGGGTTCGGGTTGTTGCAGCGAGATCGCAACTTCGACCATTATCAGGACCTCGAGACGCGGCGCGATTTGCGCCCGAGCGCGTGGGTGGAGCCGCTGGATGACTGGGGCGCCGGACGGGTCATGCTGGTGGAGATTCCCACCAAGTCGGACACCAACGACAACATCGTCGCCTTTTGGGTCCCAGAAGCCAAGGTCAAGCCCGATACGCCCTTCAAGGCGCGCTATCGCTTGTATTGGTACGGGGAGGATCCCAACCGCCCACCTGGCGGTAGAGTGGTGGCTACGCGTCGAGACCGCGGCAATCGCGAGGATGTGTATCGTCTGGTTGTGGACTTCGCGGGTGGTGAACTCGAGTCGATCCCGGCACAGACGGTCTTACATGGGGCAGTGACAATTGCCTCCGGTGCCGAGTCCGCCGAGCTGCTTGACCAGCAGGTGGTAAAGAACGAGGTTACCGGAGGCTGGCGTCTGGCCTTCCAAATCCGCCCGCGGCGTAGCGAACCAATCGAATTGCGCGCGTATCTGGTGTTGGGAGAGCGGGTGTTGACCGAAACTTGGTCGTATCTCTTGGTGCCATGA
- a CDS encoding GNAT family N-acetyltransferase — protein MTPVLRSGKLAKVFVARHQGKLLAGGIFPFDQHTIYYLDGASAVEVQALRPNNLLHWEVIQWAAEHGIRIYDMVGAGIAGVARFKRTFGPKEVPYTYSWRALAPWARAARHTYAFLAPVGHALRYL, from the coding sequence GTGACTCCCGTGTTGCGGAGCGGGAAGCTTGCCAAAGTTTTCGTTGCGCGACACCAGGGGAAGCTCCTCGCCGGGGGCATCTTCCCCTTCGACCAGCACACGATCTACTACCTGGATGGTGCGAGCGCCGTAGAAGTCCAGGCGCTGCGGCCCAACAACCTCTTGCACTGGGAGGTTATTCAGTGGGCGGCCGAGCACGGGATCCGCATCTACGATATGGTCGGTGCAGGCATTGCTGGGGTGGCGCGTTTCAAACGTACCTTCGGGCCCAAGGAAGTGCCTTACACGTACTCCTGGCGCGCGCTCGCGCCATGGGCGCGAGCGGCGCGCCATACCTACGCGTTCTTGGCGCCGGTGGGACATGCCCTCCGGTACCTCTAG
- a CDS encoding acetoacetate decarboxylase family protein, which translates to MMEVFSPTQGSEPTAQRYEVLGQTVVMPCRVRAAKAANVVYSVPAEAARSFIGPALEPLEHERGQSQLVLGFVDYTDNDLGPYREVMVVFFVRPRVHSAVQPGTFIYRLPVDGEFTCAAGRQIWGFPKTVERIDLDYTADQVCCRLFLDGEFAVGLTLPRTGGMEMPEDESVMNTFTYHPDLCVVEFSSGMRGARMFPAGAGVELELGSHQLATELRTLGLPSTPLFATWAEHFFGAFGPPKRLPQL; encoded by the coding sequence ATGATGGAAGTCTTCTCCCCAACACAGGGATCCGAACCGACTGCGCAACGCTATGAGGTTCTCGGGCAAACGGTTGTCATGCCGTGCCGTGTTCGTGCGGCCAAGGCGGCCAACGTGGTGTATTCGGTTCCAGCAGAGGCGGCACGCTCGTTCATCGGACCCGCCTTGGAGCCCTTGGAGCACGAGCGCGGGCAATCGCAACTCGTGCTCGGCTTCGTCGACTACACGGACAACGACTTGGGCCCGTACCGCGAGGTGATGGTTGTGTTTTTCGTTCGTCCGCGCGTACACTCGGCGGTGCAGCCAGGGACGTTCATTTACCGCCTGCCCGTCGATGGCGAGTTTACCTGCGCAGCGGGCCGGCAAATCTGGGGGTTCCCGAAAACCGTCGAACGGATCGACCTCGACTACACTGCAGACCAGGTTTGTTGCCGCTTGTTCCTCGATGGCGAGTTTGCCGTCGGACTGACATTGCCGCGCACCGGAGGGATGGAAATGCCCGAGGACGAAAGCGTGATGAACACCTTCACGTACCACCCGGACCTGTGCGTGGTGGAGTTCTCGTCAGGAATGCGCGGTGCGCGGATGTTCCCTGCTGGGGCAGGAGTGGAGTTGGAACTCGGAAGCCACCAGTTGGCCACCGAGCTGCGTACGCTGGGGCTGCCGAGCACGCCGCTGTTCGCAACCTGGGCGGAACACTTTTTCGGCGCGTTCGGCCCGCCCAAACGGTTGCCGCAGCTTTGA
- a CDS encoding M10 family metallopeptidase domain-containing protein yields MCILGTAPTACRALRALRSLIVIATLGASITPRGTRATTFVLGEPEELFAAADAVVVGRVEGIESVTNEIGTFTNVTIAVEGAIGAYLGKRIVLAEAGGETSVQQRWVFGAPTYYTGERVLVFVGRTRSGYFRTLYLGMGKFRIVRSRTGQEYAVQNLADGVAWNLQKRRIERSSSRGYRLDLLLERLRTAERKQPRRLTALVGRAMQGTVRRPRFTFSGPAAARWFEADAGTPVTFRIDATGDLAVGPHNSIQAAKDALEAWSEPACSALRFAVEEQVEPAPFARCDGKSQILFNDPFDDITDPVDCIGVLGVGGICGVPGEPRSFAGSPFFPISEGDVVIANGFAACPFWNIPGLAEVLTHEIGHAIGLAHSSDDPGERDRLLADATMYFRAHFDYRGAALREDDRAAVCSLYPEATGASLTFERAALVLDKSDEPARHRLLLQGTFRTHDPAWQILHDAFFFSVRNGAQLLLSAGINPDEWLRNTRNNRFRWRSRTAQGVVAIDLVQRDEHTFEFSVLARTDAIQPSASGSLTVSVTLGEASVTTALQLRPGARSLRYP; encoded by the coding sequence GTGTGCATCCTCGGAACTGCTCCCACTGCTTGCCGCGCCTTAAGAGCGCTCCGCTCGCTCATCGTCATCGCAACGCTCGGGGCGAGCATCACCCCTAGGGGCACGCGGGCAACCACGTTTGTGCTCGGGGAGCCGGAAGAGCTGTTTGCAGCCGCCGATGCCGTGGTGGTGGGGAGGGTCGAAGGAATCGAGTCGGTGACGAACGAGATCGGCACCTTTACCAACGTGACCATTGCTGTCGAGGGTGCGATCGGAGCTTACCTGGGCAAGCGGATCGTGCTCGCCGAAGCCGGGGGTGAAACGTCCGTACAGCAGCGCTGGGTCTTTGGGGCACCTACCTATTACACCGGGGAGCGAGTGTTAGTGTTCGTTGGCCGCACCCGCTCTGGTTATTTCCGCACGTTGTACCTCGGGATGGGGAAGTTCCGCATCGTGCGCAGCCGGACCGGACAGGAGTACGCCGTGCAAAACCTCGCGGACGGCGTCGCTTGGAATCTGCAGAAACGCCGCATCGAACGCTCGTCGAGCCGCGGCTATCGGCTCGACTTGCTTCTCGAGCGCTTGCGCACAGCAGAGCGCAAGCAGCCGCGGCGCCTCACGGCGCTCGTTGGCCGCGCCATGCAAGGGACTGTGCGCCGGCCTCGTTTTACGTTCTCCGGACCCGCTGCCGCTCGTTGGTTCGAAGCCGACGCAGGCACACCCGTTACTTTTCGCATCGATGCGACAGGCGACCTCGCCGTCGGGCCGCACAACTCTATTCAGGCAGCAAAAGACGCCCTGGAAGCGTGGAGCGAGCCCGCTTGCAGCGCGCTGCGCTTTGCAGTCGAGGAGCAGGTGGAACCAGCACCCTTTGCGAGGTGCGATGGCAAGAGTCAAATTCTATTCAATGATCCGTTCGACGACATTACCGACCCGGTGGATTGCATCGGGGTGCTCGGTGTGGGCGGGATTTGTGGAGTTCCCGGGGAACCACGTTCCTTCGCTGGAAGCCCATTCTTCCCAATCTCCGAGGGTGATGTGGTGATCGCCAACGGATTTGCGGCATGCCCCTTCTGGAACATTCCTGGCCTTGCCGAGGTGCTGACGCACGAGATCGGCCATGCAATCGGGCTCGCCCACTCTTCCGACGATCCGGGTGAGCGCGACCGACTCCTGGCCGATGCCACGATGTACTTCCGCGCTCACTTCGACTACCGCGGCGCGGCCCTGCGCGAAGACGATCGAGCCGCCGTGTGTAGCCTCTACCCAGAAGCCACCGGCGCCAGCTTGACCTTTGAACGAGCTGCCTTGGTGCTTGACAAGAGCGACGAACCCGCGCGGCACCGCCTGCTCCTTCAAGGCACCTTTCGTACCCACGATCCAGCCTGGCAAATTCTCCACGACGCCTTTTTCTTTTCTGTGCGGAACGGGGCTCAACTGCTGCTATCGGCCGGCATCAACCCCGACGAATGGCTGCGCAACACAAGAAACAACCGCTTCCGCTGGCGCTCGCGCACGGCACAAGGAGTGGTGGCTATCGACCTGGTGCAACGAGACGAGCATACGTTCGAATTTTCGGTCCTGGCACGAACCGATGCCATTCAACCCAGTGCGAGTGGTTCCTTAACCGTGTCCGTCACTCTCGGTGAGGCCAGTGTGACCACCGCATTGCAGCTCCGCCCCGGCGCGCGGTCTCTTCGCTACCCATAG
- a CDS encoding HAMP domain-containing histidine kinase has protein sequence MSPFGSMPGGEFNLLPQVRTVFRVKSACLAAIVGFIWVLRLYVSPSTLAWEISQVVAIAMIPALLIALRREDPSKPWVFFALLCDLVALTIAIHFGGGADQTSGPILYGVVILLGGLLVSEQAGVALTGAAIVLYCAMIAAEYFDWVPHHVAYRRPPDRQAATALMVSVYLAVHGWLVAYVVNLIAKSQKFAQEARGEAVRTLSHDLKNALFAISGYAQMIAEEGDAASAERARRVAFIAAETEDLLSNMIDATSADVRPLVVRAEVFSPARLVDRVKNWYEGTAADIGVTIATDISGAPASCFADERLLQRALNNLVGNALRHVGRGGKIEIGCRQDGLVVTWWVEDNGDGIRPELIAHIFEPFFSGELPQAMDKRSGLGLFVVQRVAQAHGGEATVHSVLGRGSRFSITFPARLPPPAAT, from the coding sequence ATGTCGCCGTTCGGGTCGATGCCTGGCGGGGAATTCAATCTTTTGCCGCAAGTGCGCACGGTTTTCCGCGTCAAGTCAGCGTGTCTCGCGGCAATTGTGGGTTTCATCTGGGTTCTCCGCCTTTACGTTTCGCCGAGCACGCTAGCGTGGGAAATTAGCCAGGTGGTGGCCATTGCCATGATCCCAGCGCTGCTGATCGCGCTGCGGCGAGAAGATCCAAGCAAACCTTGGGTATTTTTCGCCCTGCTTTGCGACCTGGTGGCGCTTACGATCGCGATCCACTTTGGCGGCGGGGCCGATCAAACGAGCGGTCCGATTTTATACGGCGTCGTCATTTTATTGGGCGGGTTGCTCGTCTCCGAGCAGGCCGGAGTGGCACTGACTGGAGCGGCCATTGTTCTCTATTGCGCGATGATTGCGGCGGAATACTTCGATTGGGTTCCCCACCACGTCGCCTACCGAAGGCCTCCGGATCGGCAAGCGGCCACCGCGCTCATGGTCAGTGTGTATCTCGCCGTTCACGGTTGGCTCGTCGCGTATGTGGTCAATCTCATTGCGAAATCGCAAAAGTTCGCGCAGGAAGCTCGAGGTGAAGCCGTACGCACACTCTCGCACGATCTGAAAAATGCCCTCTTTGCCATCTCCGGCTATGCCCAGATGATCGCCGAGGAGGGCGATGCAGCCAGCGCCGAGCGTGCGCGCCGGGTGGCGTTCATCGCGGCGGAAACAGAGGACCTGCTATCCAACATGATCGACGCCACCAGTGCGGACGTACGGCCGCTGGTCGTCCGCGCGGAAGTCTTCTCTCCCGCGCGTCTCGTCGACCGGGTGAAGAACTGGTACGAGGGAACAGCCGCAGACATCGGAGTTACGATCGCAACCGACATCTCCGGAGCTCCCGCCTCGTGCTTTGCTGACGAGCGGCTCCTGCAGCGCGCCCTGAACAACCTCGTCGGCAACGCGCTGCGGCATGTGGGTCGCGGAGGGAAAATCGAAATCGGCTGCCGGCAAGACGGTCTCGTGGTCACCTGGTGGGTGGAAGATAACGGGGATGGCATTCGACCAGAGCTGATTGCACACATCTTCGAGCCGTTCTTCAGCGGGGAACTGCCGCAAGCGATGGACAAACGCTCCGGACTGGGTTTGTTCGTCGTGCAACGTGTGGCGCAAGCACATGGCGGAGAAGCAACGGTGCACTCCGTTCTCGGGCGCGGCAGCCGTTTCTCAATTACATTCCCCGCACGACTACCTCCGCCTGCGGCAACGTGA
- the mdoH gene encoding glucans biosynthesis glucosyltransferase MdoH, whose protein sequence is MSEPAKIGRGLVPQVLAVPPERLYQDWAAARARAVRYAQALGVPREEVELLAERAVQRAIERPHWPEGSHAIAETLRALRELAAERNRVAADCLPALPEQLRWCLCRWLQAAGLKEVPLRNGFPTSHQVLRRRHMRPEVVERRVWRRLWKRLRGVRDENVLRGRELRRRRSALPWIRAARIRRVFLATLVLLPTIVASGFMQTVLPYQGRTWLEFFIVLFFGALFGWISIGFWTAVFGFFTLLLGDRYAITRLPPVDSRSFRPRGRTAIVMPICEEPVERVFAGLRAIYDSLARTGALEHFDFFVLSDSADPGTWVREEEAWLRWCQEVDGFGRIFYRRRRVRLKRKSGNVADFCRRWGAHYEYMVMLDADSIMSGDTIVRLVKLMDANPNAGMIQTAPRAVNRRSLLARVQQFSSRLYGPMFAAGLHFWQLGDGQYWGHNTIIRVEPFTRHCGLPRLPGKPPLGGEIMSHDFVEAALLGRAGWQIWLAYDLEGTYEEVPSTLLEEMNRDRRWCQGNLQHLRLLFTEGLFGAHRVLFLNGVLSYVSALLWFAFLSLSTIEAVSHVLWEPEYFPHGPALFPEWPIWRPEWAIALMAVTLAILFLPKLLSVFLVTVVWQRAKEFGGTLRLLVSVLLEILLSSLFAPIRMVFHSRFVVQNLLGRTVQWKSQGREDAETTWGDALRHHAWDSLWASGWGLGLYWLNPGYFWWLTPIIVALILSVPLSVWVSRVSWGERTRRLGLFLIPEEVSPPVELVILEQYWQRLQREAAALPKGEHDGFVRAVVDPWMNAWHRALLGVPRRLAPEVRARRQQWLEQLVAGGPRALSARERRYLFYDPELVEGLHERIWSLEDELRLRDWGRPAGVD, encoded by the coding sequence ATGAGCGAGCCAGCGAAGATAGGACGCGGGCTTGTGCCGCAAGTGCTGGCGGTTCCGCCCGAACGACTGTACCAGGATTGGGCGGCTGCGCGTGCACGCGCTGTACGGTACGCGCAGGCTCTCGGTGTTCCCCGTGAAGAAGTGGAGCTGCTGGCCGAGCGCGCCGTGCAACGGGCCATTGAGCGTCCGCATTGGCCGGAAGGAAGCCATGCGATTGCGGAAACCCTGCGTGCGCTACGCGAACTGGCTGCAGAAAGGAATCGGGTTGCGGCTGATTGTCTTCCCGCCTTGCCGGAACAGCTCCGTTGGTGCCTCTGTCGGTGGTTGCAAGCCGCGGGCCTCAAGGAAGTGCCGCTGCGCAACGGTTTCCCCACCTCGCATCAGGTGCTGCGGCGTCGTCACATGCGGCCTGAGGTGGTGGAGCGTCGCGTGTGGCGGCGACTGTGGAAGCGGTTGCGTGGGGTGCGCGATGAGAACGTGCTGCGCGGGCGCGAATTGCGCCGGCGCCGCTCTGCCCTGCCGTGGATTCGCGCAGCGCGGATCCGCCGGGTCTTCTTGGCAACACTCGTCTTGTTGCCGACGATCGTCGCCAGCGGCTTCATGCAAACGGTGCTCCCCTATCAAGGGCGCACGTGGCTCGAGTTTTTCATTGTGCTGTTTTTCGGCGCCCTCTTTGGCTGGATTTCCATCGGATTTTGGACGGCGGTGTTCGGCTTCTTCACGCTGCTCTTGGGCGACCGTTACGCCATCACCCGCCTGCCACCCGTGGACTCGCGCTCATTTCGACCGCGCGGGCGCACGGCCATCGTCATGCCGATTTGCGAGGAACCCGTGGAGCGTGTGTTTGCCGGCCTGCGTGCCATTTACGATTCGCTGGCACGCACCGGCGCTCTGGAACACTTTGATTTCTTCGTGCTGAGCGATAGCGCGGATCCAGGCACTTGGGTGAGGGAGGAGGAGGCCTGGCTTCGCTGGTGCCAAGAAGTGGATGGCTTTGGCCGCATTTTTTACAGGCGCCGCCGCGTACGCCTGAAACGGAAGAGCGGTAATGTCGCGGATTTTTGCCGCCGCTGGGGGGCGCATTACGAGTACATGGTGATGCTCGACGCCGACAGCATCATGAGCGGCGACACCATTGTGCGCCTTGTGAAGCTAATGGACGCAAACCCCAACGCCGGCATGATTCAAACCGCGCCCCGAGCCGTGAATCGGCGCTCTCTGCTTGCCAGAGTGCAGCAGTTCAGCAGCCGGCTTTACGGACCCATGTTTGCCGCCGGGCTACACTTTTGGCAGTTGGGAGACGGCCAGTACTGGGGGCACAACACCATCATCCGCGTGGAGCCATTTACCCGCCACTGTGGCCTCCCCCGACTGCCGGGGAAGCCGCCTTTGGGCGGCGAGATTATGAGCCACGACTTTGTCGAGGCCGCGTTGCTGGGCCGCGCTGGCTGGCAAATTTGGCTCGCTTACGATCTCGAAGGAACTTACGAGGAAGTGCCTTCGACCCTGCTCGAAGAAATGAATCGCGACCGGCGCTGGTGCCAAGGGAATCTGCAGCACTTGCGCTTGTTATTTACCGAGGGGCTGTTCGGCGCCCATCGGGTGCTGTTCCTCAATGGCGTGCTGTCCTATGTGTCGGCCTTGCTGTGGTTCGCCTTCTTGAGCCTGAGTACGATCGAGGCGGTGTCGCACGTGCTCTGGGAGCCGGAGTACTTCCCCCACGGGCCCGCGCTCTTCCCCGAGTGGCCGATTTGGCGGCCAGAGTGGGCGATCGCCCTGATGGCAGTGACGCTCGCGATCTTGTTCCTCCCCAAACTTCTTAGCGTGTTCTTAGTGACGGTCGTGTGGCAACGAGCGAAGGAGTTCGGTGGCACGCTGCGGTTGCTCGTGAGCGTGTTGCTAGAGATTTTGTTGTCGAGCTTGTTTGCCCCGATCCGCATGGTCTTTCACAGCCGCTTTGTGGTGCAAAATCTCCTCGGCCGCACCGTGCAGTGGAAGTCGCAAGGGCGGGAGGATGCGGAAACCACCTGGGGCGACGCACTTCGGCACCATGCTTGGGATAGCCTGTGGGCGAGCGGATGGGGTTTGGGGCTGTATTGGTTGAATCCAGGGTACTTTTGGTGGTTGACTCCGATCATCGTGGCGCTGATTTTATCGGTGCCGCTGTCCGTGTGGGTGAGCCGCGTAAGTTGGGGTGAGCGCACGCGGCGCTTAGGGCTGTTCCTGATTCCGGAAGAAGTGTCTCCACCTGTGGAGCTGGTGATTTTGGAGCAATACTGGCAACGGCTGCAGCGCGAGGCCGCAGCGCTACCGAAGGGAGAACACGATGGCTTTGTGCGCGCTGTGGTGGACCCGTGGATGAATGCCTGGCATCGTGCGTTGCTGGGTGTGCCGCGGCGCCTCGCTCCCGAGGTGCGTGCCCGACGGCAACAGTGGCTGGAGCAGCTTGTGGCTGGTGGGCCCCGCGCTTTGTCCGCACGCGAGCGCCGTTACCTGTTTTACGACCCCGAACTCGTCGAGGGGTTACACGAGCGGATTTGGTCGCTGGAAGACGAACTGCGATTGCGGGACTGGGGCCGGCCGGCTGGCGTGGATTGA
- the bcp gene encoding thioredoxin-dependent thiol peroxidase: protein MAIAEGKAAPDFELTDAQGKRVSLKDFAGTDLILYFYPKDDTPGCTKEACGFRDAWKELQKLGVVVVGVSADDAESHQKFIAKYKLPFPLLSDPDHKVMKKYGAYGEKTMYGKKTVGVIRSTVWIGPDGKVKKHWAKVANAEKHPEQVLAAIKAARTQS, encoded by the coding sequence ATGGCGATTGCGGAGGGCAAAGCAGCGCCCGATTTCGAGCTCACCGATGCGCAAGGCAAAAGGGTTTCCCTCAAGGATTTCGCGGGCACAGACCTTATTTTGTACTTTTATCCGAAGGACGACACCCCTGGGTGCACCAAGGAGGCATGCGGCTTTCGTGATGCGTGGAAGGAGTTGCAAAAGCTCGGGGTCGTCGTTGTTGGCGTGTCGGCCGACGATGCAGAGTCGCACCAGAAATTCATCGCCAAGTACAAGCTACCGTTCCCCTTGCTCAGCGACCCGGACCACAAAGTGATGAAGAAATACGGTGCCTACGGGGAGAAGACCATGTACGGCAAGAAAACCGTGGGCGTGATTCGCTCTACCGTTTGGATTGGTCCAGACGGGAAGGTGAAGAAACATTGGGCCAAAGTCGCCAACGCCGAAAAGCATCCGGAGCAGGTATTGGCCGCGATCAAAGCGGCGCGAACACAATCGTAA